From Streptomyces asiaticus, one genomic window encodes:
- a CDS encoding LysR substrate-binding domain-containing protein, whose protein sequence is MYDPAQLRTFLAVSQTLSFTQAADRLGVRQSTVSQQVRKLEAAVGRQLFARDTHGVELTEDGEAMLGFARSILEANERAASWFRGTRLRGRLRFGASEDFVVTRLPEILEGFRRDHPEVDLELTVELSGTLHERLEAGKLDLVLAKRSEDRPGGQLVWRDRLVWIGAERLRLDPDRPLPLIVFPPPGLTRARALDVLERHGRSWRIVCTSGSLNGLVAAARAGLGVMAHTHGLIPPGLAPVPERAGLPDLGPVDFVLLYGKRRREDASHAAAERLAAAILAGPVPRSERFRAEDRYI, encoded by the coding sequence ATGTACGACCCCGCCCAGCTCCGGACGTTTCTCGCGGTGTCCCAGACCCTCAGCTTCACCCAGGCCGCCGACCGCCTCGGGGTGCGCCAGTCCACCGTGAGCCAGCAGGTGCGCAAGCTGGAGGCGGCCGTGGGGCGGCAGCTCTTCGCCCGCGACACCCACGGGGTGGAGCTGACCGAGGACGGCGAGGCGATGCTGGGGTTCGCCCGCTCCATCCTGGAGGCGAACGAGCGGGCGGCGAGCTGGTTCCGGGGCACCCGGCTGCGCGGCCGGCTGCGCTTCGGCGCCTCGGAGGACTTCGTGGTCACCCGGCTGCCGGAGATCCTGGAGGGGTTCCGCCGCGACCATCCCGAGGTGGACCTGGAGCTCACCGTCGAGCTGTCGGGCACCCTGCACGAGCGGCTGGAGGCGGGCAAGCTGGATCTGGTGCTGGCCAAGCGGTCGGAGGACCGGCCGGGCGGGCAGCTGGTGTGGCGGGACCGGCTGGTGTGGATCGGCGCCGAGCGGCTGCGGCTGGATCCGGACCGTCCGCTGCCCCTGATCGTCTTCCCGCCGCCCGGGCTGACCCGGGCCCGCGCGCTGGATGTGCTGGAGCGGCACGGCAGGTCATGGCGGATCGTGTGCACCAGCGGCAGTCTCAACGGACTGGTCGCGGCGGCCCGCGCCGGGCTCGGGGTGATGGCCCACACCCATGGCCTGATTCCGCCCGGCCTGGCGCCGGTCCCCGAACGGGCCGGACTGCCCGACCTCGGCCCGGTGGATTTCGTACTGTTGTACGGAAAGCGTCGGCGGGAGGACGCCTCGCACGCCGCCGCGGAGCGACTCGCCGCCGCGATCCTGGCCGGGCCTGTGCCACGATCGGAGAGATTTCGTGCAGAAGACCGTTACATATGA
- a CDS encoding VOC family protein produces the protein MTTLTLQLTIDCAEPHRMVAFWSEALGYVPEPPPGGQATWREYWADMGVPAEELPPGAGETPESIVDPEGQGPRVWFQQVPESKVTKNRLHLDLKVGGGRDVPLAVRTERVTATVDRLKKAGATVQRIMDEPEMEHYAVVLQDPEGNEFCVV, from the coding sequence ATGACGACGCTCACGCTGCAACTGACCATCGACTGTGCCGAGCCACACCGGATGGTGGCCTTCTGGTCCGAGGCCCTGGGCTATGTGCCCGAGCCCCCGCCGGGCGGCCAAGCCACCTGGCGGGAGTACTGGGCGGACATGGGGGTGCCCGCGGAGGAGCTGCCCCCCGGGGCCGGGGAGACCCCGGAGTCCATCGTGGATCCGGAGGGGCAGGGCCCGCGGGTGTGGTTCCAGCAGGTTCCGGAGTCCAAGGTCACCAAGAACCGGCTGCATCTCGATCTGAAGGTGGGCGGTGGGCGGGATGTGCCCCTCGCGGTCCGCACCGAGCGCGTCACCGCGACCGTGGACCGGCTGAAGAAGGCCGGAGCCACGGTCCAGCGGATCATGGACGAGCCGGAGATGGAGCACTACGCGGTGGTGCTCCAGGACCCGGAGGGCAATGAGTTCTGCGTCGTCTAG
- a CDS encoding class I SAM-dependent DNA methyltransferase: MTEADFLHSTRASYDAMALDYDERFRDELAAQTLERAMFAGFAELVRNAGGGPVADVGCGPGRVTAHLHGLGLSVYGIDLSPRMVELARREHPGLRFEEGSMLALDIPDGTLAAVVAWYSTIHIPQERLPDVFAEFHRVLAPGGYVLVGFQVGDEQRDYTEAFGHEVSLTFRRWQPDRIAELLAGAGLPVHARTFREPERWEPTPQASLIARKPLPPAEDGDGDADGDADGDGDRDGDQTVGNPAATR, translated from the coding sequence GTGACCGAAGCCGACTTCCTCCACTCCACCCGGGCGTCCTACGACGCCATGGCCCTTGACTACGACGAGCGTTTCCGCGATGAACTGGCGGCCCAGACGCTGGAACGGGCGATGTTCGCCGGTTTCGCCGAGCTGGTGCGGAACGCCGGGGGCGGACCGGTGGCCGATGTGGGCTGCGGGCCGGGCCGGGTGACCGCGCATCTCCACGGTCTGGGGCTGTCCGTGTACGGGATCGACCTGTCGCCGCGGATGGTGGAGCTGGCCCGGCGGGAGCACCCCGGGCTGCGGTTCGAGGAGGGGTCGATGCTGGCCCTGGACATCCCGGACGGCACCCTCGCCGCCGTGGTGGCGTGGTACTCCACGATCCACATTCCGCAGGAGCGGCTGCCGGATGTGTTCGCCGAGTTCCACCGGGTGCTGGCCCCCGGTGGATACGTGCTGGTGGGCTTCCAGGTGGGCGATGAGCAGCGGGACTACACGGAGGCGTTCGGCCATGAGGTGTCGCTGACCTTCCGCCGGTGGCAGCCGGACCGGATCGCCGAGTTGCTGGCCGGGGCCGGACTGCCGGTCCACGCCCGGACCTTCCGGGAACCGGAGCGCTGGGAACCCACCCCGCAGGCGTCTCTCATCGCCCGCAAGCCGCTGCCGCCTGCCGAAGACGGCGACGGAGATGCGGATGGAGATGCGGATGGAGACGGCGACCGAGACGGAGACCAGACCGTCGGAAACCCGGCCGCCACCCGCTGA
- a CDS encoding exo-alpha-sialidase → MLLTAVALALIPLPVRAADTDSSASAARADSGSSSGSSSGSSSDSGFEQQVLFKSAQEQGYSCFRIPAVVKAKDGTLLAFAEGRVDNCGDAGDIDLVLKRSTDGGRTWGPLQVVNDGNGDTHGNPAPIVDQRTGRVVLASTYNTGRDDSQSCDVPCDRSPHLQYSDDNGATWSAPRDLSSSLMPAQWNSWYATGPVHGIQLQRGRHKGRLVFTLNTESFSGGRITDNHAALAYSDDGGDRWRIGAVDSYPLAEDGTFRQKPSEMTLVERADGSIYVNGREQDGTDLGHRDYAISRDGGQSFTAPFRTIPDLPTPQVQGSILRLRDPARDGYSRLLFSAPADPDRRRTMMVRSSWDEARTWDGVDRGKVVTTDWSGYSDMVAISRDTVGLLYEGGAVDARDEIRFARFTEDWLGSRRPPSPTTDDRAPGARPATVLGGAAGRDDGRFGDALSFDGTDDAVRVPYRNALPLGTRDFTVSLWFRYSAASGQHPFLWMGGIGNKQPQVWLRGEPGSNRIRALMTTVNGFATFTSASVSTDAAYNDGQWHHIALVRSGGRLSLTVDGGTAVTAPDAPGTVSRTAPFGLHLGQAVDSRSSMTGDLDEFRLYARALSDTELRRVREFNAPLDDPHSGALVHLPLDRVRSSHG, encoded by the coding sequence GTGCTCCTCACCGCCGTGGCGCTGGCCCTGATCCCGCTTCCGGTACGGGCCGCGGACACGGATTCCTCCGCGTCCGCGGCCCGCGCCGACTCCGGCTCCAGCTCCGGCTCCAGCTCCGGCTCCAGCTCCGACTCCGGCTTCGAACAACAGGTCCTCTTCAAGTCTGCCCAGGAACAGGGCTACTCCTGCTTCCGGATCCCGGCGGTCGTCAAGGCCAAGGACGGCACCCTGCTGGCCTTCGCCGAGGGCCGGGTCGACAACTGCGGTGACGCCGGGGACATCGATCTGGTCCTCAAGCGCTCCACCGACGGCGGCCGCACCTGGGGCCCGCTCCAGGTGGTCAACGACGGCAACGGTGACACCCACGGCAACCCCGCGCCCATCGTGGACCAGCGCACCGGCCGCGTCGTGCTCGCCAGCACCTACAACACCGGCCGCGACGACTCCCAGAGCTGCGACGTCCCCTGTGACCGCTCCCCGCACCTCCAGTACAGCGACGACAACGGCGCCACCTGGTCGGCCCCGCGCGATCTGAGCTCCTCACTGATGCCGGCCCAGTGGAACTCCTGGTACGCCACCGGCCCCGTCCACGGCATCCAGCTCCAGCGCGGACGCCACAAGGGCCGGCTGGTCTTCACCCTCAACACCGAGAGCTTCAGCGGCGGCCGCATCACCGACAACCACGCCGCGCTCGCCTACAGCGACGACGGCGGCGACCGCTGGCGCATCGGCGCGGTGGACAGCTATCCGCTCGCGGAGGACGGCACCTTCCGCCAGAAGCCGTCCGAGATGACGCTGGTGGAGCGGGCCGACGGCTCGATCTACGTCAACGGCCGGGAGCAGGACGGCACCGATCTCGGCCACCGCGACTACGCCATCAGCCGGGACGGCGGCCAGAGCTTCACCGCGCCCTTCCGCACCATCCCCGATCTGCCCACCCCTCAGGTGCAGGGCTCGATCCTGCGGCTGCGCGACCCGGCCCGCGACGGCTACAGCCGACTGCTCTTCTCCGCCCCCGCCGACCCCGACCGCCGCCGCACCATGATGGTCCGCTCCTCCTGGGACGAGGCCCGTACCTGGGACGGTGTCGACCGCGGCAAGGTCGTCACCACCGACTGGTCCGGCTACTCGGACATGGTCGCGATCTCCCGCGACACGGTGGGGTTGCTGTACGAGGGCGGTGCGGTGGACGCCCGTGACGAGATCCGCTTCGCCCGCTTCACCGAGGACTGGCTGGGCTCCCGGCGGCCGCCCTCCCCCACCACCGACGACCGCGCGCCCGGCGCCCGGCCCGCAACCGTGCTCGGCGGCGCGGCGGGGCGTGACGACGGCCGCTTCGGCGACGCGCTGTCGTTCGACGGCACGGACGACGCCGTACGGGTCCCGTACCGGAACGCCCTGCCGCTCGGCACCCGCGACTTCACCGTGAGCCTGTGGTTCCGCTACTCGGCCGCCTCCGGGCAGCATCCGTTCCTGTGGATGGGCGGCATCGGCAACAAACAGCCACAGGTCTGGCTGCGGGGTGAGCCCGGGAGCAACCGGATCCGGGCGCTGATGACCACGGTCAACGGCTTCGCCACCTTCACCAGTGCCTCGGTGTCCACCGACGCCGCGTACAACGACGGGCAGTGGCACCACATCGCCCTCGTCCGCAGCGGCGGACGGCTCTCCCTCACCGTGGACGGGGGCACCGCGGTCACCGCCCCCGACGCCCCGGGCACCGTGAGCCGCACCGCGCCCTTCGGCCTCCATCTCGGCCAGGCCGTGGACAGCCGGTCCTCTATGACGGGCGATCTCGATGAGTTCCGCCTGTACGCCCGCGCCCTGTCCGACACCGAACTGCGCCGCGTCCGCGAGTTCAACGCCCCGCTCGACGACCCTCACTCCGGCGCCCTCGTCCACCTCCCGCTCGACCGCGTGCGGTCATCCCACGGCTAG
- a CDS encoding serine hydrolase domain-containing protein, translating into MNAPTKRPRLRLVTAAAVTAALLGGAAAVPAAATAPESGSASSTDSTGSADSSAPTGRRLTEAELRRAVARTLEDAGFIGITVEVRDGHRRIHARAGEAERNTGRPMPYGAHYRAASVTKSFVATVVLQLVAEGRLSLSDPVDKWLPGVVSGNGNDGRRITVRNLLQHTSGIHNYAYSDDTGDSAADFERTRFGHVSPERVVAGAMKHRPDFPPASADDPKPDWNYSNPGYVLAGMIIQKVTGRAWPEEVRDRVIRPLGLTGTSEPGDDPRIKAPYAHTYQRFPGSDSWTDTTLRNVSWGGAAGSIITTDRDLDRFYTALLSGRLLPPAQLAEMRRTVPVGPDFEVAFPHAQYGLGMIRQPLSCGGYRWGHGGDLEGATVRTGFTEGGRRSVTISSSGKTADDEQLLRAEKVMQGLIDRVLCEGIGGRKL; encoded by the coding sequence ATGAACGCACCCACGAAGCGCCCTCGTTTACGCCTCGTCACAGCCGCCGCCGTCACCGCCGCCCTCCTCGGCGGTGCGGCCGCGGTCCCGGCCGCCGCCACAGCACCGGAATCCGGCTCCGCCTCGTCCACCGACTCCACCGGCTCCGCCGACTCCTCCGCCCCCACGGGCCGGCGGCTCACCGAGGCCGAGTTGCGGCGTGCGGTGGCCCGGACTCTGGAGGACGCCGGATTCATCGGCATCACCGTGGAGGTGCGCGACGGCCACCGCCGGATCCACGCCCGCGCGGGCGAGGCGGAGCGCAACACCGGCCGCCCCATGCCGTACGGGGCGCACTACCGGGCCGCGAGCGTCACCAAGTCCTTCGTGGCCACGGTCGTGCTCCAACTGGTCGCCGAGGGGCGGCTCTCGCTGAGCGACCCGGTGGACAAGTGGCTGCCGGGCGTGGTGAGCGGCAATGGCAACGACGGCCGCCGGATCACCGTCAGGAATCTGCTCCAGCACACCAGCGGCATCCACAACTACGCCTACAGCGACGACACCGGCGACTCGGCGGCGGACTTCGAGCGGACCCGGTTCGGCCATGTCTCCCCCGAGCGGGTGGTCGCCGGGGCGATGAAGCACCGGCCCGACTTCCCGCCCGCTTCGGCCGATGACCCGAAGCCCGACTGGAACTACTCCAACCCCGGCTATGTCCTGGCCGGAATGATCATCCAGAAGGTCACCGGACGGGCCTGGCCGGAGGAGGTCCGCGACCGCGTCATCCGCCCGCTGGGCCTGACCGGCACCTCCGAGCCCGGGGACGATCCGCGGATCAAGGCCCCGTACGCCCATACGTATCAGCGCTTCCCCGGCTCCGACAGCTGGACGGACACCACGCTGCGGAACGTCTCCTGGGGCGGTGCGGCCGGTTCCATCATCACCACCGATCGCGATCTGGACCGGTTCTACACCGCCCTGTTGAGCGGCCGTCTGCTGCCCCCGGCGCAGCTGGCCGAGATGCGCCGGACGGTCCCCGTGGGGCCGGACTTCGAGGTGGCCTTCCCCCACGCCCAGTACGGGCTCGGGATGATCCGCCAGCCGCTCAGCTGCGGCGGCTACCGCTGGGGCCACGGCGGCGACCTCGAAGGGGCCACGGTGCGTACCGGCTTCACCGAGGGCGGGCGGCGCTCGGTGACCATCAGTTCCAGCGGGAAGACCGCCGATGACGAGCAGCTGCTCCGGGCCGAGAAGGTCATGCAGGGCCTTATCGACCGGGTTCTGTGCGAGGGGATCGGAGGCCGTAAACTCTGA
- a CDS encoding bile acid:sodium symporter family protein — MPSPHRPHPSHRPHRLRLRKIALPALPALPSWLPLDGFILGLIGTVALAVLLPVSGRAATITDGATTVAVAFLFFLYGARLSTREALDGVRHWRLHLTVLVCTFVIFPALGLAARGLVPYVLTHPLYTGLLFLCLVPSTVQSSIAFTSIARGNAAAAICAGSFSSLLGVVVTPALVALLLGGSGGGFSADSMIKIGLQLLAPFLAGQLLRRWIGGFISRHRAVLRLVDRGSVLLVVYAAFSEGMVRGIWHQVTPARLAILLGVEAVLLTVMLTLTSYGSRKLGFVREDRITIVFAGSKKSLAAGLPMASVLFGAQASLAVLPLMLFHQMQLMVCAVLARRFAARAPEAAGTEAGNRSSVAQADTDSADDPALTRV, encoded by the coding sequence ATGCCCAGCCCGCACCGCCCGCACCCCTCGCACCGCCCGCACCGCCTGCGTCTGCGCAAGATCGCCCTTCCTGCCCTTCCCGCCCTTCCCTCCTGGCTCCCCCTGGACGGTTTCATCCTCGGGCTCATCGGCACCGTGGCGCTCGCCGTGCTGCTCCCGGTCAGCGGCCGGGCCGCCACCATCACCGACGGGGCCACCACGGTCGCGGTCGCCTTCCTCTTCTTCCTCTACGGCGCCCGGCTCTCCACCCGGGAGGCGCTGGACGGGGTGCGCCACTGGCGGCTCCATCTGACCGTGCTGGTGTGCACCTTCGTCATCTTCCCGGCCCTCGGCCTGGCCGCGCGCGGCCTGGTGCCGTACGTGCTGACGCATCCCCTCTACACCGGGCTGCTCTTCCTGTGCCTGGTGCCCTCCACGGTCCAGTCCTCCATCGCCTTCACCTCGATCGCCCGGGGCAATGCGGCCGCCGCGATCTGCGCGGGCTCCTTCTCCAGCCTGCTCGGCGTGGTGGTCACCCCGGCGCTGGTCGCGCTGTTGCTGGGGGGCAGCGGAGGCGGCTTCTCGGCCGACTCGATGATCAAGATCGGGCTTCAGCTGCTGGCCCCCTTCCTCGCCGGTCAGCTGCTGCGCCGCTGGATCGGCGGCTTCATCTCGCGCCACCGGGCGGTGCTGCGTCTTGTGGACCGGGGCTCGGTGCTGCTCGTGGTCTACGCGGCGTTCAGCGAGGGCATGGTCCGGGGCATCTGGCACCAGGTGACCCCGGCGCGGCTGGCGATCCTGCTCGGCGTCGAGGCGGTCCTGCTCACGGTGATGCTCACGCTCACCTCGTACGGCTCGCGGAAGCTGGGCTTCGTCCGCGAGGACCGGATCACGATCGTGTTCGCGGGGTCGAAGAAGAGCCTGGCCGCCGGGCTGCCGATGGCGAGCGTGCTCTTCGGAGCCCAGGCGAGCCTGGCGGTGCTGCCGCTGATGCTCTTCCACCAGATGCAGCTGATGGTCTGCGCGGTGCTGGCCCGCCGCTTCGCGGCGCGGGCGCCGGAGGCGGCGGGGACGGAAGCCGGGAACCGGTCGTCCGTGGCTCAGGCTGATACGGACAGCGCGGACGACCCTGCCCTGACCCGCGTCTGA
- a CDS encoding SDR family NAD(P)-dependent oxidoreductase → MNRFTGKTALVTGAGTGLGRAIALAFAAEGASVVAAGRTESTLAETVRLIEAADGRAAAVTADVTDSGQLRELVHAAVARFGGLDIAVNNAGILRGKGPVGEISEEDWEAVLRTNVTGVWLAMKHQIAHMKEHGGGAIVNVSSNLGAHLRVSGLGAYSTSKAAVATLTRIAALDHIHQGVRINAVSPGASDGPMSLLPGETEADRAERAKSETPLGRVAEADEIAAAVLYLASPAAGAVVGTDLVVDSGSSA, encoded by the coding sequence GTGAACCGCTTCACCGGAAAGACCGCCCTCGTCACCGGAGCGGGCACCGGTCTCGGCCGTGCCATCGCGCTCGCCTTCGCCGCCGAAGGCGCCTCCGTGGTGGCCGCGGGCCGCACCGAATCCACGCTGGCCGAGACGGTCCGCCTCATCGAGGCCGCCGATGGCCGGGCCGCCGCCGTGACCGCCGATGTCACCGACTCCGGGCAGCTGCGGGAACTGGTGCACGCCGCCGTCGCCCGCTTCGGCGGACTGGACATCGCCGTCAACAACGCCGGGATACTGCGCGGCAAGGGGCCCGTCGGCGAGATCAGCGAGGAGGACTGGGAGGCGGTGCTGCGCACCAATGTCACCGGTGTCTGGCTGGCCATGAAGCACCAGATCGCGCATATGAAGGAGCACGGCGGCGGGGCGATCGTCAATGTCTCCTCCAACCTGGGCGCCCATCTGCGGGTATCGGGCCTCGGCGCCTACAGCACCTCCAAGGCGGCGGTCGCCACGCTGACCCGGATCGCCGCGCTCGACCACATCCACCAGGGCGTCCGGATCAACGCGGTCAGCCCCGGCGCCTCCGACGGCCCCATGTCGCTGTTGCCGGGTGAGACGGAGGCCGACCGCGCCGAGCGGGCGAAGAGCGAGACTCCGCTGGGCCGGGTGGCGGAGGCGGACGAGATCGCGGCTGCCGTGCTCTACCTCGCCTCACCGGCGGCGGGCGCCGTGGTCGGCACGGATCTCGTGGTGGACAGCGGCTCGTCGGCCTGA
- a CDS encoding MerR family transcriptional regulator, with protein sequence MRIGELSRRTGVNERLLRYYEQQGLLRPERLPSGYRAYRASDVAVVRRIRALLAAGLSTATISQVLPCLHDDGEHLVPTCPDLLGELRAERDRMTSAIEELELSRSLLDRVITAGQTAMG encoded by the coding sequence ATGCGGATCGGCGAGCTGTCCCGCCGCACCGGGGTGAACGAACGGCTGCTGCGCTACTACGAACAGCAGGGCCTCCTCCGGCCCGAGCGGCTGCCCAGCGGCTATCGCGCGTACCGCGCGTCCGATGTGGCGGTGGTGCGGCGCATCCGCGCGCTGCTGGCGGCCGGGCTGTCGACGGCGACCATCTCCCAGGTCCTGCCGTGTCTCCACGACGACGGTGAGCACCTCGTGCCCACCTGCCCGGATCTGCTGGGCGAACTGCGCGCCGAGCGGGACCGGATGACCTCGGCCATCGAGGAGCTCGAGCTGTCCCGGTCGCTGCTGGACCGGGTCATCACGGCGGGTCAGACGGCCATGGGCTGA